From the genome of Candidatus Afararchaeum irisae, one region includes:
- a CDS encoding zinc ribbon domain-containing protein: MDSAPEPDTERGCPKCGHTGTDVGKISTTGGGLSKMFDIQTNSFKVVTCTNCGYSELYRDTTSGASDIVDIFLG; this comes from the coding sequence ATGGATTCCGCCCCGGAACCAGACACCGAACGCGGCTGTCCGAAATGTGGTCACACAGGCACAGACGTCGGGAAGATCTCGACGACGGGGGGAGGTCTCTCGAAGATGTTCGACATACAGACAAACAGCTTCAAGGTCGTTACGTGTACGAACTGTGGCTACTCCGAACTCTACCGTGACACGACCTCGGGAGCGAGCGACATAGTCGATATCTTCCTCGGCTGA
- a CDS encoding transposase: MHYNYKYRLNPSEALTETLLHHVDTCRQLYNHVLHKVNEADEIPAQYEVQNTLPDLKEWWDDLNAIHSKVLQMVVKRVYDNLSRLKTQKENGRAVGMLKWKPPREYRSLTYNQSGFKLKNTSGRPVLWLSKLGEIPIHLHRDIPENATIKQVTVKREPTGEWFATFGIDVDEATPEKPENPEKCVGIDVGILKYAHDTDGTAVCSLDLSGERERLERAQRDLSRKEHGSANWEKQRKVVAERHAELKRKRRDFLHKLSNYYATEYDLVAVEDLDAKGLVELPGNSRNRAGAAWGTFLRMLEYKCEREGTHFVAVKPGGTTKECASCGVKTDKPLWLREHSCPSCGFEADRDANAAWNILSRGLQDVGVGHSESTSSESLCDSDVRTRAKLSLTPVETALPTDTNSVSAKCVVQTGSPTLKERTASAVSE, encoded by the coding sequence ATGCACTACAACTACAAGTATCGACTCAACCCATCAGAAGCCCTCACAGAGACGCTTCTACACCACGTCGATACTTGTAGACAACTCTACAACCACGTCCTCCACAAAGTCAACGAGGCAGACGAGATTCCCGCTCAATACGAAGTACAGAACACGCTTCCTGACCTCAAAGAGTGGTGGGACGACCTGAACGCTATTCACTCGAAAGTGTTACAGATGGTCGTCAAGCGTGTCTACGACAACCTCTCCAGACTGAAAACACAGAAGGAGAACGGACGCGCCGTGGGGATGCTCAAGTGGAAACCGCCACGAGAGTATCGGTCGCTCACCTACAATCAGTCCGGCTTCAAACTCAAGAACACGAGTGGTCGGCCTGTTCTGTGGTTGAGCAAACTCGGTGAGATTCCGATTCACCTCCACCGAGACATTCCCGAGAACGCCACCATCAAACAAGTCACGGTCAAACGAGAACCCACGGGAGAGTGGTTCGCCACGTTCGGCATCGACGTGGACGAAGCCACGCCCGAGAAACCTGAGAACCCCGAGAAGTGCGTCGGCATCGACGTAGGAATTCTCAAGTACGCTCACGATACGGACGGCACGGCGGTCTGCTCGCTTGACCTGTCCGGCGAACGTGAACGCTTGGAACGCGCTCAACGTGACCTTTCACGGAAGGAACACGGTTCTGCAAACTGGGAGAAACAACGAAAAGTCGTGGCTGAACGCCACGCCGAGTTGAAGCGAAAGCGTCGTGACTTCCTCCACAAGTTGTCGAACTACTACGCTACCGAGTACGACTTGGTGGCTGTGGAGGACTTGGACGCAAAAGGACTGGTCGAACTGCCGGGTAACTCACGGAACCGCGCAGGTGCGGCGTGGGGAACCTTCCTGCGGATGCTCGAATACAAGTGTGAACGCGAAGGAACGCACTTCGTCGCGGTGAAACCCGGCGGAACGACGAAAGAGTGTGCGTCCTGTGGTGTCAAGACTGATAAACCGCTGTGGTTGCGGGAACACTCTTGTCCGTCCTGTGGGTTTGAAGCGGATAGAGACGCGAACGCGGCGTGGAACATCCTTTCTCGCGGTCTACAAGATGTAGGAGTGGGACACTCCGAATCAACGTCCTCAGAATCGCTCTGCGATTCTGATGTGCGAACGAGAGCGAAGCTCTCGTTAACGCCTGTGGAGACTGCGCTCCCTACGGACACCAATTCGGTGTCTGCAAAGTGCGTCGTGCAAACAGGAAGCCCTACCCTCAAGGAGCGAACGGCGTCAGCCGTGAGCGAGTAG